A portion of the Lathamus discolor isolate bLatDis1 chromosome 5, bLatDis1.hap1, whole genome shotgun sequence genome contains these proteins:
- the ATF3 gene encoding cyclic AMP-dependent transcription factor ATF-3 isoform X1, giving the protein MMVQHSGQVSALEVSASAIVPTLSPAGSLGFDDFTNLTPLVKEELRFTIQNKRQSHRMSSTLDTVTVSERPVETSIMKTEFSPEEDERKKRRRERNKIAAAKCRNKKKEKTECLQKESEKLETINAELKAQIEELKNEKQHLIYMLNLHRPTCIVRAQNGRTPEDERNLFIQQIKEGTLQG; this is encoded by the exons ATGATGGTCCAACACTCAGGCCAGGTATCTGCACTAGAAGTCAGCGCCTCCGCAATTGTTCCCACTTTGTCCCCCGCAGGGTCACTGGGGTTTGATGATTTCACAAATCTAACCCCACTGGTGAAAGAGGAACTGAGGTTCACCATTCAGAATAAGCGTCAGTCGCACAGGATGTCTTCTACATTGGACACAGTGACCGTTTCTGAGAGGCCAGTTGAAACATCAATCATGAAAACAGAG TTTTCTCCTGAagaggatgaaagaaaaaagagaagaagggaaaggaacaAAATTGCTGCTGCAAAGTGCCGAAacaaaaagaaggagaaaacagaatgttTGCAGAAA GAATCAGAAAAGCTGGAAACTATCAATGCAGAATTAAAAGCCCAGATCGAAGAGCTAAAGAATGAGAAGCAGCATTTGATATACATGTTAAATCTTCACAGGCCCACTTGTATAGTTCGGGCACAAAATGGAAGGACACCTGAAGATGAAAGGAATCTTTTTATTCAACAGATCAAAGAAGGCACATTACAAGGTTAA
- the ATF3 gene encoding cyclic AMP-dependent transcription factor ATF-3 isoform X2, translating to MSSTLDTVTVSERPVETSIMKTEFSPEEDERKKRRRERNKIAAAKCRNKKKEKTECLQKESEKLETINAELKAQIEELKNEKQHLIYMLNLHRPTCIVRAQNGRTPEDERNLFIQQIKEGTLQG from the exons ATGTCTTCTACATTGGACACAGTGACCGTTTCTGAGAGGCCAGTTGAAACATCAATCATGAAAACAGAG TTTTCTCCTGAagaggatgaaagaaaaaagagaagaagggaaaggaacaAAATTGCTGCTGCAAAGTGCCGAAacaaaaagaaggagaaaacagaatgttTGCAGAAA GAATCAGAAAAGCTGGAAACTATCAATGCAGAATTAAAAGCCCAGATCGAAGAGCTAAAGAATGAGAAGCAGCATTTGATATACATGTTAAATCTTCACAGGCCCACTTGTATAGTTCGGGCACAAAATGGAAGGACACCTGAAGATGAAAGGAATCTTTTTATTCAACAGATCAAAGAAGGCACATTACAAGGTTAA